A region from the Ptychodera flava strain L36383 chromosome 10, AS_Pfla_20210202, whole genome shotgun sequence genome encodes:
- the LOC139141949 gene encoding sodium-dependent glucose transporter 1A-like isoform X2, with protein MVVQDTSAEENKGHSQEDAGQQAKTDLLTETVLEERKDESDNRDSDETQMTRHLRTLPLYMTCFGLGMYQALIGPSFPDFSWNTGASVDRIVMIVVLLSVGYIVASLIGGICYDTFNSNLLMALSVTFSSVAVVSLSLCPSLPLLLTASVCVGIADGFIDIGLFTICVKIWKKDCAVVLQALSFSFAIGATISPLFSAPFLMEMPYNNNNGSNVTSEMTLSVNPPLNDGNLSLIWKSNETVEQYHPIDNVDNFTEFPARDNTLEQSDANTLNGSSDSFTNQATSDTEFKINAGRQASSKLWIPYTIVSCFMIILSIPFYIPFCKNGCTLKIPKISKTEGKDVNDRSKDGVFYTISIVSFLCLFSALAASAFALYGTFIYTYAINMNLGFTPNTASFLTSLFWGCSAAAQGISIFMAKCLSPKTMIIMDLVGMVFTTVLLAAFGRTMPEVLWVVSCLFGISATSLFGCGIAWAGQHITLTGKVTSVTLLGPAVALSFLPPVQGKLFAIYGYSSFAFMMVAICGLNAAVYIIMQTIASAHGRRHARHRNENIELPPIEDEASI; from the exons ATGGTTGTTCAAGACACTTCAGCAGAAGAGAACAAAGGTCACAGCCAGGAGGATGCCGGACAACAGGCAAAGACAGACCTACTGACCGAGACCGTTCTAGAAGAACGGAAAGACGAGTCTGACAACCGTGATAGCGATGAAACACAAATGACTCGTCATCTCAGAACATTACCTTTGTACATGACATGCTTTGGATTG GGAATGTATCAAGCATTGATAGGACCAAGCTTTCCTGACTTCAGCTGGAATACAGGCGCCAGTGTTGACAGAATTGTCATGATCGTTGTACTACTGAGCGTTGGCTATATCGTCGCATCTTTAATTGGTGGCATCTGCTACGACACTTTCAACAGCAACCTCCTGATGGCGCTGTCGGTAACTTTCTCGAGTGTCGCAGTCGTGTCACTGAGTTTGTGTCCTTCTCTGCCCTTACTGTTGACGGCCAGTGTGTGTGTCGGTATAGCAGATGGATTCATTGACATTG GCCTCTTCACTATTTGCGTAAAGATATGGAAAAAAGATTGTGCTGTGGTCCTGCAGGCTCTATCGTTCTCCTTCGCAATTGGCGCTACAATTAGTCCGCTCTTTTCTGCGCCATTCCTGATGGAGATGCcgtacaacaacaacaatggttCAAATGTCACGTCTGAAATGACTTTATCGGTGAATCCGCCACTGAATGACGGCAACCTGTCCTTAATTTGGAAGAGCAACGAGACTGTAGAACAATATCATCCCATAGATAATGTCGACAATTTTACCGAATTTCCCGCGCGAGACAACACATTGGAACAGTCTGACGCAAACACATTAAACGGTTCCAGCGACAGTTTCACCAATCAAGCAACTAGCGACACCGAGTTTAAGATCAACGCAGGGAGACAGGCCAGCTCAAAACTGTGGATTCCGTACACGATAGTGTCGTGCTTTATGATAATCCTATCGATACCATTTTATATTCCCTTTTGTAAAAACGGTTGCACTTTGAAAATTCCGAAAATCTCTAAAACCGAGGGGAAAGATGTCAATGATCGCTCAAAAGACGGGGTGTTTTACACGATATCAATTGTTTCATTTCTGTGTCTCTTCTCGGCTCTTGCAGCTTCGGCATTCGCGCTATATGGTACTTTTATATACACCTATGCCATTAACATGAACCTCGGCTTTACACCAAACACGGCAAGTTTTCTGACTTCGTTGTTTTGGGGCTGCTCTGCTGCAGCACAAGGAATTAGCATCTTCATGGCGAAATGTTTGTCCCCAAAGACGATGATTATCATGGACTTGGTTGGTATGGTCTTCACGACAGTTCTGCTCGCCGCGTTTGGAAGAACGATGCCCGAGGTACTCTGGGTAGTGAGTTGTTTGTTCGGTATATCCGCCACTTCTCTATTCGGCTGTGGCATCGCGTGGGCCGGACAGCACATCACGTTGACGGGAAAAGTCACTTCCGTAACCCTCCTCGGCCCCGCTGTAGCATTGTCGTTTCTACCCCCTGTCCAAGGGAAGCTATTCGCAATCTATGGATACAGTTCGTTTGCTTTTATGATGGTCGCGATCTGCGGGCTTAACGCGGCTGTGTACATAATCATGCAGACGATCGCGTCGGCACACGGGAGAAGACATGCTCGGCATCGGAATGAGAATATTGAACTGCCGCCTATTGAAGACGAAGCTTCAATTTGA
- the LOC139141949 gene encoding sodium-dependent glucose transporter 1A-like isoform X1: MNKTACHNHFLFNPRRSQTPHQLKMVVQDTSAEENKGHSQEDAGQQAKTDLLTETVLEERKDESDNRDSDETQMTRHLRTLPLYMTCFGLGMYQALIGPSFPDFSWNTGASVDRIVMIVVLLSVGYIVASLIGGICYDTFNSNLLMALSVTFSSVAVVSLSLCPSLPLLLTASVCVGIADGFIDIGLFTICVKIWKKDCAVVLQALSFSFAIGATISPLFSAPFLMEMPYNNNNGSNVTSEMTLSVNPPLNDGNLSLIWKSNETVEQYHPIDNVDNFTEFPARDNTLEQSDANTLNGSSDSFTNQATSDTEFKINAGRQASSKLWIPYTIVSCFMIILSIPFYIPFCKNGCTLKIPKISKTEGKDVNDRSKDGVFYTISIVSFLCLFSALAASAFALYGTFIYTYAINMNLGFTPNTASFLTSLFWGCSAAAQGISIFMAKCLSPKTMIIMDLVGMVFTTVLLAAFGRTMPEVLWVVSCLFGISATSLFGCGIAWAGQHITLTGKVTSVTLLGPAVALSFLPPVQGKLFAIYGYSSFAFMMVAICGLNAAVYIIMQTIASAHGRRHARHRNENIELPPIEDEASI, from the exons ATGAACAAAACTGCATGTCATAATCACTTTCTGTTCAATCCCAGGCGCAG TCAAACGCCACATCAATTGAAGATGGTTGTTCAAGACACTTCAGCAGAAGAGAACAAAGGTCACAGCCAGGAGGATGCCGGACAACAGGCAAAGACAGACCTACTGACCGAGACCGTTCTAGAAGAACGGAAAGACGAGTCTGACAACCGTGATAGCGATGAAACACAAATGACTCGTCATCTCAGAACATTACCTTTGTACATGACATGCTTTGGATTG GGAATGTATCAAGCATTGATAGGACCAAGCTTTCCTGACTTCAGCTGGAATACAGGCGCCAGTGTTGACAGAATTGTCATGATCGTTGTACTACTGAGCGTTGGCTATATCGTCGCATCTTTAATTGGTGGCATCTGCTACGACACTTTCAACAGCAACCTCCTGATGGCGCTGTCGGTAACTTTCTCGAGTGTCGCAGTCGTGTCACTGAGTTTGTGTCCTTCTCTGCCCTTACTGTTGACGGCCAGTGTGTGTGTCGGTATAGCAGATGGATTCATTGACATTG GCCTCTTCACTATTTGCGTAAAGATATGGAAAAAAGATTGTGCTGTGGTCCTGCAGGCTCTATCGTTCTCCTTCGCAATTGGCGCTACAATTAGTCCGCTCTTTTCTGCGCCATTCCTGATGGAGATGCcgtacaacaacaacaatggttCAAATGTCACGTCTGAAATGACTTTATCGGTGAATCCGCCACTGAATGACGGCAACCTGTCCTTAATTTGGAAGAGCAACGAGACTGTAGAACAATATCATCCCATAGATAATGTCGACAATTTTACCGAATTTCCCGCGCGAGACAACACATTGGAACAGTCTGACGCAAACACATTAAACGGTTCCAGCGACAGTTTCACCAATCAAGCAACTAGCGACACCGAGTTTAAGATCAACGCAGGGAGACAGGCCAGCTCAAAACTGTGGATTCCGTACACGATAGTGTCGTGCTTTATGATAATCCTATCGATACCATTTTATATTCCCTTTTGTAAAAACGGTTGCACTTTGAAAATTCCGAAAATCTCTAAAACCGAGGGGAAAGATGTCAATGATCGCTCAAAAGACGGGGTGTTTTACACGATATCAATTGTTTCATTTCTGTGTCTCTTCTCGGCTCTTGCAGCTTCGGCATTCGCGCTATATGGTACTTTTATATACACCTATGCCATTAACATGAACCTCGGCTTTACACCAAACACGGCAAGTTTTCTGACTTCGTTGTTTTGGGGCTGCTCTGCTGCAGCACAAGGAATTAGCATCTTCATGGCGAAATGTTTGTCCCCAAAGACGATGATTATCATGGACTTGGTTGGTATGGTCTTCACGACAGTTCTGCTCGCCGCGTTTGGAAGAACGATGCCCGAGGTACTCTGGGTAGTGAGTTGTTTGTTCGGTATATCCGCCACTTCTCTATTCGGCTGTGGCATCGCGTGGGCCGGACAGCACATCACGTTGACGGGAAAAGTCACTTCCGTAACCCTCCTCGGCCCCGCTGTAGCATTGTCGTTTCTACCCCCTGTCCAAGGGAAGCTATTCGCAATCTATGGATACAGTTCGTTTGCTTTTATGATGGTCGCGATCTGCGGGCTTAACGCGGCTGTGTACATAATCATGCAGACGATCGCGTCGGCACACGGGAGAAGACATGCTCGGCATCGGAATGAGAATATTGAACTGCCGCCTATTGAAGACGAAGCTTCAATTTGA
- the LOC139141951 gene encoding uncharacterized protein has translation MRGFTPVAVNLLIAFILAMCSPDEAVAEYNPHLQTTIRGVCMTARHLTNGIQHVVDGFSEVKNKAFSVDSVEYLKIAFDSLSTDKTSSTGWLNLDRFFETLRGPTVAYTTFGVGVLYLVDELCLSFEIKQSFERHSHLKLRFDKIRNAFYKEQTLIQEFASRLRSDSPFVRKASDFEILKNVQTLVAEIKDLLHDVNREVSRVEFQKRKAGEQRIFSRNIGAVSGFLLVTGVMTGGVSLVSGPGIALAGGLVGGVTGTHISSINEQASGKLLIELNKLAWQAEKLYEDIDKVHVFFHRHMSHTPPLSRRHPSVNPSTLIP, from the exons ATGCGTGGATTTACACCCGTTGCCGTTAACCTGCTCATAGCGTTTATCCTTGCAATGTGCTCGCCAGACGAGGCCGTTGCAGAATACAATCCGCATCTTCAGACTACAATACGTGGTGTTTGCATGACAGCAAGGCACCTTACCAATGGCATTCAGCATGTGGTCGATGGCTTCTCTGAAGTAAAGAACAAAGCCTTCAGTGTTGATAGTGTCGAGTATCTGAAAATTGCGTTCGACTCGTTAAGCACGGATAAAACTTCATCTACAGGGTGGTTGAATTTAGATCGCTTCTTCGAAACCCTACGTGGCCCGACAGTGGCGTACACCACGTTCGGCGTGGGTGTGCTCTACCTCGTCGACGAACTCTGTCTCAGCTTTGAAATAAAGCAGAGCTTTGAACGCCATTCCCATCTGAAACTGCGATTCGACAAAATCCGTAACGCATTCTACAAAGAACAAACTCTGATACAGGAGTTTGCCTCCAGACTGCGCAGTGATTCCCCCTTTGTCCGCAAGGCGTCCGACTtcgaaattctgaaaaatgttCAGACCCTTGTGGCAGAAATTAAAGATTTACTTCACGACGTTAACCGTGAGGTATCACGTGTGGAGTTCCAAAAACGCAAAGCAGGAGAACAAAGGATTTTTTCGAGGAATATTGGTGCGGTAAGCGGCTTCCTACTAGTCACAG GCGTAATGACAGGCGGCGTGTCTCTTGTATCTGGGCCTGGGATAGCGCTTGCTGGGGGCCTCGTGGGAGGAGTAACAGGAACGCACATCAGCAGCATTAACGAGCAAGCAAGTGGAAAG CTACTTATTGAACTAAATAAGCTGGCATGGCAAGCCGAAAAGCTGTATGAAGACATCGACAAAGTCCATGTATTCTTCCACAGGCATATGTCACACACGCCCCCACTGAGTCGACGGCATCCGAGTGTCAATCCGTCAACACTAATACCTTAA
- the LOC139141952 gene encoding uncharacterized protein produces MLLLYKVAILVWLGSFAIASDIYAPMKRACAVTRRMTDEMERMAHKFKPDFRARVHVDQNFDKIINDVSLSFSMLHIDVTSPSAWEALEGFTGLVKRNEVLIANSLLAVSAVYMIDEFCLKSEIEESVRKYEELDERFVKLERKWLLENRLLEDFSGRVKRDPLQNEMEDTTRLQKIKQFVYEVKGLLSEIHYEILTVREQHEKSKSHTVISMGISAIGAALTYLTNDDDYLHQVGKVTMYGGGAGTLYSLDNVAESGKLLEDLENLRDRAEKLYGNIDRVHKKLTKAFA; encoded by the exons ATGCTTTTGCTATATAAAGTAGCCATTCTGGTGTGGCTGGGATCCTTTGCTATAGCTTCTGATATCTATGCACCGATGAAACGCGCTTGCGCAGTTACCAGAAGAATGACAGACGAGATGGAGCGGATGGCCCACAAGTTCAAGCCAGACTTTCGGGCCCGAGTTCACGTGGATCAAAACTTCGATAAGATTATCAACGATGTCTCATTATCGTTTAGCATGCTGCATATCGATGTAACGTCGCCGTCAGCTTGGGAAGCACTTGAGGGTTTTACCGGTCTTGTCAAGAGAAACGAGGTCCTGATAGCAAACTCCCTTCTGGCCGTGAGTGCCGTCTACATGATAGACGAGTTCTGTTTGAAGAGCGAGATTGAAGAAAGCGTGCGAAAATACGAAGAGCTCGACGAACGATTCGTCAAGTTGGAACGCAAATGGCTGCTCGAGAACAGGCTACTCGAAGATTTTAGCGGACGAGTGAAACGAGACCCGCTGCAGAACGAAATGGAGGACACGACACGTTTGCAGAAAATCAAACAGTTCGTGTACGAGGTGAAAGGTCTTCTTAGCGAGATCCATTACGAAATACTAACTGTAAGAGAGCAACACGAAAAATCGAAGAGTCACACAGTTATATCCATGGGAATCAGTGCAATAG GCGCTGCTCTGACGTACCTCACCAATGATGATGATTACCTACATCAAGTTGGGAAAGTTACAATGTATGGCGGTGGAGCGGGGACACTTTATTCACTTGACAACGTCGCTGAAAGTGGAAAG CTGTTGGAAGATCTAGAGAATTTAAGAGACAGAGCTGAGAAGTTGTATGGCAACATCGACAGAGTACATAAAAAGTTAACAAAAGCGTTTGCGTAA
- the LOC139141950 gene encoding sodium-dependent glucose transporter 1A-like — protein sequence MEGSKPTQEKMAFEEDNGKDEGRITEDLLHSKKGEAYIHDQAADNFKRHRIITTIACYGSFIGLGACIAILGVSLIDFQYQVRISLQETTYIFMARCVGYVIGSFAGGACLDNFDNMLVMGLCLLGVSTSGFIISFCSGFAMLLVFVAWWGFFLGILETGGNFVCVRIWGEDSEPRIQGLHFFFAVGSTLVPLVSSPFLSEPIRATEHNVSGSLATSLSGRENGSMFSGDVISSSLLTTTEYFSLDEAADNDVNATPLEGRGLLWVPYTMISILYLVVALLFFWLFMQGPRRLVIERSTSTVERHQESPSTNVSVLFRVTLIVLLFLFSLLYIGHEVLYGGFLYVFAVESDFGFSVQRATYLSSAFWGSFACARGFGVLCAAYVSPKVMLLIDCLGMCSASILLSIFADEVEAVLWGASILLGISMGSVFPSVISWGDRYIELTGKLMSTFVIAAAMADGIFPFMFGILQKSFGMMVLMYMTLSMSTTLIVIFCVMQTVASCHGGERDRSKNILYTPPAAIELSERL from the exons ATGGAGGGATCGAAACCAACTCAGGAAAAAATGGCATTCGAAGAGGATAATGGAAAAGATGAGGGGCGGATCACAGAAGACCTACTTCATTCGAAGAAGGGAGAAGCTTACATTCATGATCAAGCGGCAGATAACTTTAAACGTCACAGGATTATTACAACCATTGCATGTTACGGCAGCTTCATCGGATTG GGAGCTTGTATCGCTATACTCGGCGTCAGCCTCATAGACTTTCAATATCAAGTGAGGATCTCCCTGCAAGAAACGACATACATTTTCATGGCTCGCTGCGTCGGCTATGTTATCGGTTCCTTCGCTGGCGGTGCTTGCCTGGACAATTTTGACAACATGCTGGTGATGGGACTTTGCCTTCTAGGTGTCAGCACTTCGGGATTCATTATCTCTTTTTGTTCCGGATTCGCCATGCTGCTCGTCTTTGTCGCATGGTGGGGATTCTTTCTTGGCATTCTTGAAACAG GAGGCAATTTCGTCTGTGTCAGGATATGGGGCGAAGATTCTGAACCAAGAATACAGGGACTCCATTTTTTCTTTGCCGTCGGTTCAACTTTGGTACCTTTAGTATCAAGTCCGTTTCTCTCAGAGCCTATTCGCGCTACAGAACACAATGTGAGCGGATCCTTGGCTACGTCATTATCTGGACGTGAGAACGGTAGCATGTTTTCCGGCGATGTGATTTCTTCGTCGTTGTTGACAACAACAGAGTACTTCAGCCTTGACGAAGCGGCAGACAATGACGTTAATGCGACGCCTTTGGAAGGACGCGGCCTCTTGTGGGTTCCTTACACAATGATATCGATTCTGTACCTTGTTGTGGCTTTGTTGTTCTTTTGGCTTTTTATGCAAGGACCACGACGATTAGTTATTGAAAGAAGTACGAGCACGGTGGAACGCCATCAAGAGTCGCCCTCCACAAACGTGAGTGTTTTGTTCAGAGTGACTTTGATTGTACTGCTTTTTCTGTTCAGTCTCCTGTACATCGGACACGAAGTTCTTTACGGTGGCTTTCTTTACGTATTTGCAGTCGAATCAGACTTCGGGTTCAGTGTGCAACGTGCAACGTATTTAAGTTCGGCGTTCTGGGGAAGTTTTGCTTGTGCGCGTGGCTTTGGAGTGCTCTGTGCCGCATATGTTTCACCCAAGGTGATGCTGCTCATTGATTGCCTCGGAATGTGTTCTGCAAGTATCCTTTTGTCGATTTTCGCCGACGAAGTGGAAGCAGTGCTCTGGGGAGCGTCCATATTGCTGGGAATTTCCATGGGATCCGTCTTTCCGAGTGTCATTTCGTGGGGAGACCGTTACATCGAATTGACAGGGAAGTTAATGTCGACCTTTGTCATTGCCGCCGCAATGGCCGACGGGATATTCCCATTTATGTTCGGAATCCTGCAAAAATCCTTCGGTATGATGGTACTCATGTACATGACACTGTCGATGTCCACAACCCTAATCGTCATTTTCTGTGTTATGCAAACTGTAGCTTCATGCCATGGCGGTGAGAGAGACAgaagtaaaaatattttgtacactCCTCCGGCTGCAATTGAACTCTCGGAAAGGCTTTAA